Genomic window (Tenrec ecaudatus isolate mTenEca1 chromosome 16, mTenEca1.hap1, whole genome shotgun sequence):
CTCTGACTCCACCGAGGAGCCGGGAAGGGGCGCGGAGCGGCGTCCGCGGAAGTGTCCCCCTTGGGTGCGGGCCAGAGCCCCCGTGGGAGGTGAGCTACCTTTGACAGTGGATTCCCTGGGGGCAGTGGGTTTCCCCCAGGGTCGGGGTGCCTCGTATGTGGGGAAAAGGGGTCTACCCTAGGGACGGGTCGCATTCACCCCGCCCCGCCCGGGCCCGCGCTCACACAGTCGGCCTTGGCCACCTCCTCCATGAGCGAGCCAGCGCCGTGCTGGCCCCGGTGGAGCTTCGAGTCCCACCTAGGAAGAATGGCGCCTGGGTCGGCATTTCGCGAGCCCCACCACCGTCCCGCCGAACCTCACTTCCAGCCTCCTTACGGTTCTAGGCCGCCCCGGGAGGCGTCCAGCACAGCCGCTGCCTCCATCACCTTCCCCTGAAGTTCCTGGGAGGTCGGGGAGGGAAGGCCTCAGCGCCGGAGAAGGGGGCGGCAGAGACCGCCGAGGAGTCAGAGGAGAACGCCTAGCGGAGCCGAGGGGGCGCGGCACCTGGAGAACCATGCTCTGCTCCTGGAAGCTGGCCCAGGCCTCCTCGGTCCGCCACGCGCTCTGAGGGGCGGGGTCCGGGTCAGAAGAGGCGGACACTTGCGCCCCACACGGGCTCCACCCACACCCAAGGCCGACTCGGTCCGCACCTGGCGCAAACCCTCCGCCTGCACCGCCTGCTTCGCTTCCACCAGTTCCAGTTGTTTCTTCCAGGGGAGCCCAAAATGTCAGGGTCATACACCAACCCCGCCCCCTAAGCCATGTGGCCGCAAGCCCGCCTGCTCGCCCCGCCCCTGGCTCGGCTTAGCCCCACCCACGACCCGGGCGCCTCTCCAAACCCGCCCTCCACTAGACCCGGCCCGTTCCTCTGCGTTTAGCCCGGCCCCAAACAGCAAGGGCCTGCCCCTATCTCAGATTAGCCCCACCTGCGACCCGCATGGCTCCGCCTCTCCAAGCTCGCCCTCCAATAGGCCCCGCCCATCCCCCGATCCGCCCCGCCCATTACCTTCAGAACCCTAGCCCCACTTTTCCTTAGCCCCACCCTTGGCCCAGGCCCCGCCCAGGTCTTCACTTCACCCCTCCCAGCACCTGCAGCGCCACCAACTGGGTCCCGATGTGCTGCTCCGTGCGCTGCTGATTCAGCTGTTCCCCTCCATAGTAAAAGAGCTGGGAACAGGGCGCGAAAGGGTGCAGTGGGAAAGGTGCTCGGGGGCGGGTGGCACAGGGAGTGGGCAGAGTGGGGTTGTCCCCGGACTCGAGACTGGAGGTTCCTGCGCGTACCTGACTGGACAGTTCCTCCCACTGCTCCTGCAGCTGCTGGTTGTGTAATTCCTGCAGACAGGTCCGTCGGGGCACGTTTCGGGATGCTCCGATGTCCCCGCCCCCGCCACGCCCATGATCACCTAGCCCCGCCTCTTCAGCCACATGACCCGCCCCCACCACGTCCGCCACACCCCTCTGGCCACCGGTCCCGCCCCTGTCAGACGCGAACCCCTCCCCTCTGCCCAGAAGGCGCTGGCTCCTCGGCGACCTAGCCTCTCTGGCTACCTGGCCCCTCCTCTGCCAGCCCCGCCCGCCACACGGGGACCCCGCTCCTCTGCCCAACCGGCGCTGACTTCTCCGGGCCCGCCCACTGGCCGCCCGGCCCCGCCTCCGCCGGCCACGCCCCTCACCAGATCCCTCTTGCGCTGCTCCGCCGCCTCCAGCAGCTCGCGCGCTCGCTCCGCGCGCTCCCGCGCCGCCTGGCGCGCTTCCCCCAGCAGGTCCTTCGCCGCCTGGCTGCTCCTTCGCTGCAGGCTGCAAAAGAGACCCTGAGAGCGGTGCCGCGGACCGGGCAAGGGGCCCGGGAGCGGGCGGGCGGTGGGGGGCGCCCGGCCCCACGGCCGCCCCGGGTAGCGCCGCACCTCCGCTCGCGCTCACACAGGTCCTGCAGGCGCCTGGTGAGGCTCTCGCTCTCCGCCTCCAGCCCGCGCACCAGCTCTTCCAACTCCTGGTTCCGCAGGC
Coding sequences:
- the TMEM191C gene encoding transmembrane protein 191C, whose protein sequence is MAETQEQLLQLQKDNRDGRLRNQELEELVRGLEAESESLTRRLQDLCERERSLQRRSSQAAKDLLGEARQAARERAERARELLEAAEQRKRDLELHNQQLQEQWEELSSQLFYYGGEQLNQQRTEQHIGTQLVALQKQLELVEAKQAVQAEGLRQSAWRTEEAWASFQEQSMVLQELQGKVMEAAAVLDASRGGLEPWDSKLHRGQHGAGSLMEEVAKADCVSAGPGGAGGDTSADAAPRPFPAPRWSQSPVPPISRSLGAALDARSLSLQETRLLGAVGIRLWALGVLQMLLLLPFGFLALPLLYLLLVNAATLCRGLPRLRSAAGLRRLRYTLSPLLRLSPRRLLPT